CGGGGAGGCCTGACACATCACCAGCCCGCTGCCTCCCCCGCGTCATGAGCGGTTCCGGTCCGGTAGGCGCCCGGCGGTGTGCCGTACCGCTGCCGGAAGACCCGGTTGAAGTGGAAGGGGCTCGGGAAACCGGAGGCCGCGGCCACCCGTTCCACGGGGAGGTCGGTGGCTTCCAGAAGCCGGGCCGCGTGCAGCAGCCGGGCGTCGCGCAGGGCCCGCATCGGGGAGCGGCCGAGCTGCTCGGTGAAGAGGTGGGCGAAACGGGACGGGGAGAGGGACACGGCCTCGGCGAGTGACCGTACGGTGTGCGGTGCGGCGGGGTCGGCGGCGATCAGGGATGCGGCCCCGTGGATGCGTGGGTCGACGCCGGAGCGGCGTGCCTCCGCCCGGGCGGTGGCGAGCAGGACGATCTCCTCCAGGGAACAGAGGGCCAGCTCACGGGCGGCGGCGCCGTGCGCGACCGCGACCTCGCCGTCGGAGGGGTCCGCGGGGCTGGGCGGTGGGCCGTCGCCCGTCCAGCGGGCGTCGGCGAGCATCCGGCGGAAGGCGGCCTCGATGCGTACCGCGGTCCGTTCCCTGCGGACCTGGCTCTCCTCCATGCGGGCCTGGCTCCGCACTCCGCCGCCTGCCTCGCTCCGCGCTCCGCGTGCCTCGCTCCGCACACCGCCCGCCTCGCTCAGCTCGACGCGTGCCTCGCTCCGCACGCCGCCCGCCCCGCCCCGCTCGACGAGCGCCCGGCTCCACGCGGGTGCCACCGCGTACAGCCCGTCGTCGAGGGCGTACGGCCGTAGCCACGCCGGCCAGGAGGCTCGGGCCTGGCAGTGCACCCACCAGAACGCCCAGTGCCCGGCGCCCGGTTCGACCGCGTAGTGGTGCGGCACGCCGGGCCCCTGGACCACCAGATCCCCGGCACCGGCCACCGTCAGCGCCGCCCCTTGCGCGAGCCGTCCCCGTCCGCCCGTGGTCCAGGTGAACAGCCAACTGTCCGCACCGCGCGGCCGGTTGACGCGGTACCCCGGTCGCTGGTCGAAGCGTCCGATGGTCACGAGGCCGGGCGGCGGGCACGGGTCAGCAGGCTCGGACAACTCCTCAGCACGCACAGGCATCCTCCCGAAAGGGGCACCGACCTAGCGTGAGGCACCGGGGACACCGGTGAGAAGGGACAGGGCGGATGACAGTCAGAGACATCAGCCGGCTCGGGGAGTTCGAGGCGAACGGCTTCACGGTGGTGCGGGGACTGTTCGATGCCTCCGAAATCGACGAGCTGTGCGCGGAGTTCACGGCGCTCCACGCCGCCGGACCGGTCCCGGGACACTTCGAACCCCGCCCCACGGAGACCAGCGGCCTGGACGATCCGCTGCACGCCTACCCCCGCGTCCTGCATCCGCACCGCATCAGCGCTCTGTCACGGCGCTGCCTCCTCGATCCCCGGTTGCGGGACATCCTGGAGACCCTGCTGGGCGAGGAGGTCCTGGCCGCGCAGAGCATGTTCTACTTCAAGCCGCCCGGCGCCCGTGGCCAGGCGCTGCACCAGGACAACTTCTATCTGCGGGTCGAGCCGGGCACCTGCGTGGCCGCCTGGATCGCCTGCGACACGATCGACCGCGAGAACGGCGGCCTGGAGGTCGTCCCGGGCACGCACCGCATGGACCTGTTCTGTCCGGAGGAGGCGGACGCGGCGCTGTCCTTCGCGCGCGAGTACGTTCCGCCGCCGCCCGGCCTCGCCGCCGTCCCCGTCGACATGGAGCCGGGGGACGTCCTGTTCTTCAACGGCAGCCTCGTACACGGCTCAGGCCCCAACCGCAGCCCCGACCGCTTCCGCCGCTCCTTCATCGGCCACTACGTGGGCCGCTCCACACAACGCATCGCACGCTTCTACCGGACGCTCACGATGAGCGGGGCCCCCGTCGCCCTGCCCGAGAGCGAGGGCGGCGGGCCGTGCGGCACGGGGTTCGCGGCGGCGGGTCCCCACTGAGGGCCGGTCACGCGGCGGATCCGGGGATCGTCCGGGAGGTGAAGTCGAGGATCGCGTCGGCGACCGCCCTGGGGTTCTCCAGGAGCATCGCGTGGCTGCCGTCGATCTCGGCGACCGTCACATCGGCGCGCTGCTCGGCCAGTTGGGCGAGATCCCGGGCAAGGCCCTGCGCGTACGCCCCCATCAGTTCGCCGAGCCATTCCATACCGGGAATCGGCGGTCCGGGTCGCAGCGCACGCCCGAGCAGCAGCGGTACGGCCACCCGACGGAAGAGGGCGAACGGGTCGAGTGACTCGACGGCGTTCAGCATCTCCCGTGCGTGTTGGCGTTCCGGCCGCGGCTCCAGTCGGCCGTCCGGCCTTTCGCGGAGGGAGCGCAGGACGCCCGCCTCCAACAGCTCGTAGGGGATGCCCAGTTGCTGCGACATCGCGCGCTCCCGGGCGAGCCGCCCCTTCAGCCCGTCGGCGGGGAGCGGCTCGCCGGACGCCGTCTCCGCCGCCTTCCGCACCTGGGCGAGCCGTTCGCCGACGTACGCGGGGTCGAGGCCCACGTACTGGTCGAGGCGGCCCCACGCGTATCCGTCGAGGTTCACCGCGCCGGGCGTGATGTGCGGGTGCTCCAGGGCGTACTGGACGGCGATCAACCCGCCGAGGGAGTGCCCGACGGGCAGCGCGCCGGGGATGCCGTACTCCTCGAGGACCGCCTCGATGTCCCCGAGCACATGGGGGAAGTCCCAGGTGCCGGACGGTGAGAGACCGTGTCCGCGGAGGTCGACGGCGAGGACCCGGTGCCGGGGGACGAGGAGCGGGGCGACGGCCGCCCAGTCGGCAAGGGTGCGTCCCGCGCCGTGCACGAGGAGCAGGGGTGGGCCGTCGCCCCCGTGGTCGTGAACAGCCAGTGCGATGCGGTCTCCGGTCATGTCCTGACGATACGGGTCATGTCCTGACCGGAGAGGTTCGGGTGCAGCGGGCCGCCGCCTGGCGTGGTGCCTCTGCCGCCGCGGGCTTGACGAGGGTGTGTCCGCACGCTTTGATCACGGCGTGCTGTGGTGCGACCCGGCACGCAGAGGTGCGCCCAGCCGGTAGCGGACTCGGTCCAAGTCCGGCCACAGTCGCCAGGATCGCGGGAAGCGTCCGAGGCGGGGTCGTACTCGCGATTGATGGAGTGGACATGTCCGTCACGCGTGTTTCCCGCGTCGGGGGTCCGGGGACGGCGGCTGTGCTGGCGACTCTGCTGGCGCTGACCGGCTGTGGTGCGGAGAAGGACACGGGCGCCGGGTCGCACGGATCGCCGGCGTCCGCCAAGGCCCCGGCGACCTCCTCGAAGCCCACGCCGAAGACCGCGTCGCCCCCGACGGCGGTCGAACTCCCTCCGCTGCACGCGGACTTCGACTACCAGATCGGCGGCGCCTATCCCCCGCCCTCCGGCGTCCGTATCGTCGCCCGCGACCGTACGGCGTCCCCCGCGCCCGGCCTCTACAACATCTGTTACGTCAACGCCTTCCAGGCGCAGCCAGGCGCCGAGGAGTCGTGGCCCGCCGACCTGCTGCTGCGCGACGCGCACGGCAAGCTGGTCGTCGACGAGGACTGGGACGAGGCGCTGCTCGACATCGGCACGGCGGCCAAACGGCAGCGCGTGGCCGCGCGGATCAACCAGTGGATCGACGGCTGCGCCGACAAGGGCTTCGACGCGGTCGAGCCCGACAACTACGACAGCTACACCCGCTCCCGGAACCTGGTGACCGCCGACGACGCCACCGCGTTCATCAGCCTGCTGTCGGCGCACGCGCACGCCCGGAATCTGGCCATCGGCCAGAAGAACACCGTGGAACTGGCGGCTCTCAGGTCCCGGACCGGGCTCGACTTCGCGGTGGCGGAGGAGTGCGGCGCGTACGACGAGTGCGGGGTGTACGCGAAGGCCTTCGACGACCGGGTGGTCGTCGTCGAGTACACCGACAGCGGTCTGCGCAAGGCCCGTTCGGGCTTCGGCGACCGGCTGAGCATCGTACGCCGGGATGTCGATGTGTCGACGCCCGGCAGCGAGGACTATGTCCGCCGGACCCGCTGACGAAAGACGTGACGGCGTCCGCGTTCATGCGGGCGCTCCATCGGCCGGAAATCCGGGCGGAGGCGGGCCAGGGACGGCACGCTTGAGCCACTGATGAGCAGGCTCGTACGGAACGGACGTAACCAAGGGCATGCCGACATTCATGGCCAGCAGGCGCGGGGACCGTGTGCCCGTGAGCAGCACGGAGCCGCCGAGGCGATGCGAGGGGCTGGGGCGGCACCGGCGGTGGCTGTTCGTGGTGGCCGTGGTCGCGCTGCTCGTGGAGATGGCGGTCGCGATGGTCACGACGGCCGTGGAGCAGACCCCCACGATCGACGAACCCGTGTACGCGGGCACGGCGGTGGTCTACGTCCAGCAGCACAGCCTGCGCTACAACCCCGAGCATCCACCGCTCGGCAAACTGATCATCGCGAGCGGGCTGGTGTTCGCCCGCCCGCACTTGGACGCGGACTTCCAGGGTGACCAGACGGAGCTGGGGCGGCGTCTGCTGTACGAGTCGGGCAACGATCCCTGGCGGGTGATGCTGTGGGCGCGGCTGCCGGTGATCGTGCTGACGCTGCTCTTCGGCCTGGTCGTCCTCGCGTTCGCCCGTGAACTGACCGGCCGTGCGGGCGGGTTGGTGGCGCTCGCGCTGTACGCGTTCTCCCCCGACGTCATCGCGCACGGCTCGCTGGCCACGCTCGACGCACCGGCGTCCGGTTTCCTCCTGACGTCGGTGTGGCTGGTGTGGCGGGCGAGGGGGCGTCCGCTGCTCCACCTGCTCCTGGCCGGTGCGGCGCTCGGCGCGGCGGTGGCCACGAAGATGAGTACGCTGCCCGCCGTTCCGGTGCTGCTGCTCCTGGCGGTGGCGTCCGTGTGGCACGGGCGCGGTCTCGGCACCGCCGGGAAGGCGCGGCTCGGCGCTGCGGCCGCGGCCGGGATGGCGCTGGCGGGCATCGCCGTGGTGTGGGCCGCCTACCTCGCCGTCGACCCGCAGCTGCGCTGGACAGCGCCGGCGAACCTGCCCGCCGTGCACGGACTGCGCGGGCTGCTCATCGACTGGCTGCCGTTCCCGCAGCCCTACCGGGACGGAATGCGGGTCCAGTACGGCTTCGAGAACACGCTCTGGGAAGGCTTCCTCTTCGGGCGCCTCTATCACGGCTCGCTCTGGTACTACCTGCCGGCCGCGCTGCTGGTGAAGACGCCGCTGGGCATGCTGGCGCTGTGGCTCGCCGGTGCCGTCGCGATGGTCGCCGTACGCCGGTTGCGGCCCGCCGTGCCGTACGTCCTGATCCTGCCGGCCGTGCTGCTGGGTGCGGCCATGCAGGGCTCCCGGGATCTCGGTGTGCGCTACGCGCTTTTCGTGCCGGTGTTCCTCGCGGTCGCGGCGGCCGGTGTCGTCGCCTTCCGGTGGCGGTGGGGCCCTGTCGCCGCGGCGGGGCTGGTCCTGTTCGCCGCCGTGAGCTCGCTGCGGGCGTACCCCTACTATCTGCCGTACTCCAACGAGGTGTTCGGCGGGCCCGCGAAGACCCATCTGCGTCTGCACGACTCGAACGTCGACTGGGGGCAGGATCTGGGGCGCCTCGCCGAGCGCCTGGAGCGGGGGTATCCGGACGAGCGGGTGTGGCTCGTCTACAAGGGTGCCGGGGTTCCCTCGTACTACGGGATCGAGGCGGCCGATCCGCGCGTGGTGCCTCCCGGCAAGGTGCGGGGGCTGCTTGTGGTGTCCGACTCCGCCGTCGCCAAAGCCGGCGGGCGGCTGGCGGAACTGCTCGCCACCAGCACGCCGGTCGACGAGGTCGGCCACTCGATCACGATCTACCGCCGGTCCTGAGCCGGGCGTTGGGGTGCGCGGGTGGGTTTTTCGCCCCCTCCGCCTCTACCCGTCCCGTACCTGGGGCTCCGCCCCAGACCCCGCTCCTCAAACGCCGGAGGGGCTGATTTTTGGCCCTGACTTCTCCGCGCAGGACCCGGCGAGCGTGACCTTCGGGCCTGTTGCTGGCAGGTCGCGGTCACCATGCCTGATTTCAGGTCTCGGTCACCATGGCTGATTTCAGGTCTCGGTCACCGTGATGGCGCTGACCGGGCAGGCCCGCGCCGCCTCCCGCACCATGGGGTCGCCGCCGCCGTCCTCGCGGCCCGGCAGCAGCTCGCTGAATCCGTCATCGTCCTGGGTGAAGACGTTCGGGGCGGTGAGGGCGCACTGGCCCGCACCGATGCAGACGTCCTTGTCGATGGAGATCTTGATAGTCATGCCCGCAGCCTCTTACCAAGTCAGGGGGAGTTCCAGCATCCCCTGGATCGTGTCGCCCGGTTTGAAGGGGATGTCGTCCACCGGTGCGGCGAGCCGCAGCCCGGGGAACCGGTCGAAGAGCGACAGCAGTGCGATCTCCATCTCGGCGCGGGCGAGGTTCTGGCCGAGGCACTGGTGGATGCCGAAGCCGAAGGCGACGTGATGCCGGGCCGAGCGGTGCCAGTCCAGGGCGTCCGGTTCGGGGAAGGCGTGCCCGTCGCGGTTGATGACGGAGGTGGAAAAGATCACTCCCTCGTCGGCGCGGATCGTCTTCCCGGCGACCTCGATGTCCTCGGTGGCGACCCGCAGCAGCCCGTCCGCGATGGAGAGGAAACGCAGCATCTCCTCGACGGCGGCGGGCATCAGCGTCGGCTCGGCCCGCAGTTCGGCCAGCTGTTCCGGGTGCCTGAGCAGGGTGAACGTACCGAGCGAGATCATGTTCGCCGTCGTCTCGTGCCCGGCCACGAGCAGGATCGTCGCGAGCGAGATCAGCTCCGCGCGGTCCACCGTGCCCGCGCGCAGCTGATCCTGGATGAGCTCGTCGAGCAGCCCGTCGCCCGACTCCCGCTGTTTGCGGTCGATCAACGATACGAAGTACGCGTCCAGTTGGTCGCGCGCGTTCTTGATGTCGGCCGCGGCCGGACCGCGCAGCAGCCTGCGGGACTGTTCCTCGAAGAAGTCGTGGTCGGCGTACGGGACGCCGAGCAGGGCGCAGATCACCATGGAGGGCACGGGCAGCGCGAAGGCGTCCACCAGGTCGGCCGGCGGGCCCTGCGCCGCCATCCGTTCGAGGAGCTGGTCGACGGTCTCCTGAATGCGCGGGCGCAGCGTGGCGACCCGTTTGAGGGTGAAGCTCGGGACCAGCATGCGGCGCTGGATGTGGTGCTCGGGGTCGTCGAGGCCGAGCAGCGCGACGCGGCGGTCACGGACCTTGGCGAACCGCTCCGTGGGCGCCGGGAAGGAGGGCAGGGTCCGGTCCGACGACAGTCGCGGGTCGGTGAGCAGTTCACGGGCGGTGGTGTGGCCGGTGACCACCCACACGCCGCGCCCGTCGAACAGGGAGATCCGCGAGAGCGGGCGTGCCTCGCGCAAAGGGTCGTAGGCGGTCGGCGGGTGGTAAGGACACGTACGGTCCTGGGGGAAGGCGATCGGTTCCGCGGTGGGGGGTCCCGCCGTGGGGGGCTGTGTCGTGAGGGGCTCTGTCATGGATGACCTCGCAAGCGCTGGTTCCCTCTTGCCGATCTTCATTAGATGCCCCAGGCACCTATACGGCCACACAAAGTTCGGCCAGATGCGCCGGACGCGCGATCTGGCCGAAGCGTGGGGGGGACCGCCGCCGAGTTCCTCGGGTTTCCCACGTGTGTCGTCGCCCTGGCGGCGCACACATGGCCTGATCCACTCCAGCCTAACTCCGGGGTAATTCGCTTGCGTGGCCCATCCGGTGGCCCCAGGATCTACGCATGTCCATGATCGAAGCCTTCCTGCCGCCGACCCCCGCCGCCGCTCGTCCGGTGCGGGTCCAGCAGCAGCCCGGCCGACCGCGGAGGCCTGCGCTTCCGCGGTCGTGACCGCCGCGCTCGTCGCGGGGCTTCTCGCGGGGTATGGCATCGCCATCCCCGTCGGAGCGGTCGCGACCTACCTCGTCTCCCTCACCGCTCGTACCTCCCTGCGGACCGGCGTCTGCGCCGCCCTGGGCGTCGCGACCGCCGACGGACTCTATGCCCTGGTCGCCGCGCTCGGCGGTTCCGCGCTCGCGGGCACGCTGCAGCCGGTACTGCTCCCGCTGCGCTGGGCCTCGGGACTGGTCCTTGCGGCGCTCGCCATACGGGGGGCGGTCAGCGCCTTCCGCCAGTACCGCGGCCAACGGCTCGCCGCCCGGTCCGGAGAGGATCCGCCGCACCCGGCGCGCGCGTATCTGGCGCTGCTGGGGATCACCCTGCTCAACCCCACCACGGTGATCTACTTCACCGCGCTGGTGCTGGGAAGCCGTACGGCCGACGCGGTTCGCCCTCTGGAGCAGGGGGTGTTCGTCCTCGCCGCGTTCGCCGCGTCCGCGAGCTGGCAGCTCCTGCTCGCCGGGGGCGGCGCACTGCTCGGCCGGGCCCTGACGGGGCACCGGGGGCGGCTGGTGACGGCGCTCGCGTCGAGCGTCGTGATCACGGTGCTGGCCGTGCGGATGCTCGTGGCGCCGCCGTGACCGAGAAGAGCGGCGGGCGAAGGCGCGCGGCAAGAGACGCGAACGAGACGCGCGGAAAAGAGCGCGGACCGTCCTGTCACATGTCCCCGCCGGGCTCCGTCAGTGCAGTGACTGAGCAGTGCAGTGGCAGAGCAGAAGACGCCGCGAACTCTTGAGGAGCATGTCATGCAGGCACGGATGAAGAACCCGGCGATGATCCTTCCTGGCGCCATGGAGGCCATCCAGGGGCTGATCAAGGCCACCGGCAAGGGCGGTGTCCCGCAGGAGACCCTGGAGCTCATACACCTGCGGGCCAGCCAGATCAACGGGTGCAGCGCCTGTGTCGACGGGGGTGGCCGGGGCGCGAAGAAGGCAGGCATGACGGACGAGCGCCTGTGGTCCGTCGCGGCCTGGCGCGAGGCGCCGTACTACACGGACGCCGAGCGGGCCGCCCTGGCGCTGGCCGAGGAGATGACCCGGCTGGGTGACCGTTCCGGCGACGCGGTCTGCGACGAACTGTGGGACGAGGTCGCCGACCACTACGACGAGCAGCAGCTCGCCGCGCTCATCCTCTGGATCGCCACGACGAACTTCTTCAACCGGCTCAACGCGACGATCAAGGAGCCTGCGGGGGCCACCTGGGGGTGAGCTCCGGGGGCATGGCGCGGATGATTTGCGCCGGTGCCGCTGTTGCAGTCTGCTGAGAAGGAATCGGTACGACGCGACGATGGGACGGAAGTCATGCCTCTTGAGGGCGAGTACGAACCCAGCCCGACGCAGTGGGTGCGTGAGCAGGTGGAGCTGTACGAGAGCTCCGGGGGCACCAAGGGGACGACGCTGATGGACACCGGCCTGCCCGTCATCATTCTCACCACTCGCGGCGCCAAGAGCGGCAAGATCCGCAAGAGCCCGCTGATGCGCGTCGAGCACGACGGACGCTACGCGGTCGTCGCCTCGCTGGGCGGTGCCCCCAAGCACCCGGTCTGGTACTACAACGTCACGTCCGATCCCCACGTGGAGCTCCAGGACGGCCCCGTCCTCCAGGACATGACGGCCCGTGAGGTCACGGGTGAGGAGAAGGCGCTGTGGTGGGAGCGCGCGGTCGCCGCGTATCCCCCGTACGCCGACTACCAGAAGAAGACCGAGCGCGAGATCCCCGTCTTCGTGCTGGAGCCGACCGACTGACGCTCGCGCGAATTTCCTTGGAATCGGCGCGCATGATCCGCCCCCCACGGGGCATCCGAGCGTCAGGCCCCGCCGCGTTCCCCCGTCGCGGCGGGGCTTCCCTCTGTGACACGGCCGACGTCGACCGCCGAGCCAGAGGAGACCAGGTGTCCACGAAGCCCAAGAAGCTCAAACTCCCCCTCGCCTACAAGCTCCTCGGCTTCGTGCTGAGTTGGGCCGGCGGCGCCGTCGCCGGCCGTCCTCGGACAAGGGCGGCCGGGACTGAAGATCAGTCGGCCACTCGTCGGCCTCGCGCCAGGCCTGCACACGCCGCGGGATGATGCGGAAGTAGAGGCAGGCGGGGTGAGTTGACGTGCGTACGCGAACCATCTCGACGACACCGGGAGCGTACGGACGGGGGCGCTGGCGGATCTCGTCGTCCTGGACCGCGACCCGTACGCGGGGCGTCCGGAAGCGATCGGTGAGACGAAAGTGGCGCTCACGTATGTCGGCGGTGAGTGCGTGTACGAGGCACCGGAAGTCTGACTCGGACCTGTGCCGGGGGCTCTGCATCCGACACCACCTGCGGCGGGGCGAGTTGAGCGGCTCGCCCCGCATTTCACACCCGCATCACGCGTAATCGATCTCACACCATAGATCGTTTAGGCTCAGGGCAGTCTCGAAGTGCACTTGAGTCGTCAACTAGCGGCTCAAAATGAGCAGTTCGAGTCGGCGGGCGTCCATTCCAATCGCCCGCTCGCAGGGGCGGGGGCCTGCGTTATGTCTCAAGAGAGGATGCGAATGCCGCAGGACGTCAGGTTCGACCTCCCCTTCACCACCCCGGTCAGCGAGCACCTGGAGTACGCCCGAGAGCGCCATCTGCGCTGGGTGTGGGACATGGGACTGGTGCGCAGCCAGGCCGGGTTCGAGGAGTACCAGTCCTGGGACCTTCCCGAGGCGGCGGCACGAACCTACCCCCACGCCTCGGCCGACGACATGGTCGTCCTGATGAACTGGTTCTCCCTGGCCTTCCTGTTCGACGACCAGTTCGACACGGGACAACCCGACCGCGCCGACCGCATAGCGGAGGTCGCACGAGAACTGATCGTCACGCCGCTGCGTCCCGCCGGGACCGCTCCCCGGGTGGTGTGCCCGATCACCGTGGCCTGGGCCGAGGTCTGGGCCCATCTCTCGGATGGCATGTCCCTGACCTGGCGGACCCGGTTCGCCGCGTCCTGGGGACGCTTCCTCGTGGCGCACACCGAGGAGGTCGACCTCGCGGCGCAGGGCCTGGAGGGCACGCTCGGCCTCAAGGAGTACGCCGAGTTCCGGCGCCGTACGGTGGGCATCCACCACAGCATCGACGCCGGTGAGCGCAGCCGGCGCTTCGAGGTGCCGCCTCAGGTGCAGGCGCATCCGCTGATGATCCGGATGCGGGACCTGGCCTCGGACACCATCGGGTTCATGAACGACATCCACTCCTTCGAGCGCGAGAAGCGCCGGGGAGACGGACACAACCTGATCGCCGTGCTGCACCGCGAGACCGGCTGCACGTGGGAGGAGGCCGCCGCCGAGGCGTACAGGATGACCACGGAATGCCTCGACGAGTACCTCGAACTGGAGGCGCGCGTCCCGCAGATGTGCGAGGAGCTCGGCCTGAGCGCCGAGCAGCGTGTCCAGGTGCGGATGGGCGTGGAGGCCATCCAGCACTGGATCAACGGCAATTACGAATGGGCCCTGACCACGGGCCGCTACGCCGCCGCGAAGGAAGGCCCGGCCGCCACCGCGGAGTTGGCGGGCAAGGGGTCCTTGGACGATCTGCTCGCGGTGTGACGGACGGTTTCTGCCCGGCCGGAGTGCTCCGGCCGGGCAGAAACGTCACAGAAACGATCAGGCTCCGGCGACCTGCGCTGCGAACTCGACGGGCAGGGAGTCGAGCCGTGCCTCCCAGGTGGAGGCGGTCGAGGTGAGTTCGTCGGGCGTGACGGCCAGGCGCAGGCCCGGCAGCCGGTGCAGCAGCACGTCGACGGCCGTCTCGATGATGGCCTGGCCGATGTTCTGGCCCGGGCACTCGTGGGCGCCGCCGCTGAACGCCAAATGCGACTGGTTGCCCTGGACGGAGACACCCGCGTCGGGCCGGATGTCCGGGTCGAGGTTGCCCGCAGTGAGACCGAGCACCAGGAGGTCGCCCTCCTTGATGTGGTGGCCGCCGAGTTCGAGATCGGTGGCGGCGAAGCGCCCCGGCAGGACCGCCAGGGGCGGGGTGTTCCACATGACCTCCTCGACGACGGCGGAGACGTTCAGCTGTCCGCTCACCAGACCCGCCAGGCGGGAGGTGTCGGTGAGGATCAGCTGCAGCACCCGGGCCAGCAGATTGCTGGTGGTGATGTGCGCGGTGATCAGCACCAGGCGCAGATGGCTGAGGATCTCGTCCTCGTCGAGGCCGGCGTGGTGCCCGATCAGCCCGGTGGTGAAGTCGGCGCCGGGCTCGGCACGCTTGCGGTCGGCGAGTTCCCCGAGGATCCGCATGATGCGGTCGTTGTGGGCGACGGCGTCCTCACCGCCCTTGATGACCTGGGCGCAGGAGACTGCCAGGTTGTGGCCCTCGCCCGCCGGGAGCCCGAAGAGCCTGGTCAGCACGAGCATCGGCAGGTACTCGGCGTAGTCGGACACCAGGTCGGCTTTGCCTCCGTTCGCGAACGCGTCGATCTGCTTGTTCGCGAAGTGCGTGACATGGCGCCGGATCCCGCGGCCCGCCACCGTCAGCAGGTTGTCGGTGACCGCCCCGCGCAGCCTGCGGTGCGGCTCGCCGTCCTGGGACACACAGTCGGGGCGCCAGCCGAGCATCGGGATCAGCGGTGAGGAGTCTTCGACGCGGCCCTCCTTCCAGTCCCGCCAGATCCGCGCGTCACGGCTGAACTGGCGGGGGTTGTCGAGCACGCGCCGGTTCTCCCGGTAGCCGAGGACCAGCCAGGCGGGAATGTCGCCCTCGAGGAGGATCGGCGCCACCGCCCCGTACTCCTTGCGCAGCCGCGCGTAGATGCCGTGGGGATCGAGCGCCGCCTCCGCCCCGTACAGCCGGGTGAGATCGCCCGCGCCGCCGTGCGCGACGGGGCAACCGCGGGGGACGTCGGGTCCGTCTAAGGGCTGGTCGTTCATCGGGGCTCCATAGCGACGGCAGAGCGTTCCTTGAGGTGACGTATCAGCGCGATCAGCACGTCACGGCTGGAGGACCGGTCGCGGGCGTCACAGGCCACGATCGGAGTGTGCGGGGAGATGTCCAGGGCGTCGCGGATCTCTTCGATCGGGTGGTCCTGGGAGTCGGGGAAGACGTTCAGGGCGATGACGAAGGGGACGTTCTGCCGCTCCATCTCCTCGATGGCCCGGAAGCTGGAGGCCAGCCGCCGGGTGTCCACCAGGACGACCGCGCCGAGGGCACCCTTGAACAGGCCGTTCCACAGGAACCAGAACCGCTCCTGGCCGGGCGTGCCGAACAGGTACAGCACCAGTTCGTCGTTGATGCCGATCTTGCCGAAGTCCAGGCTGACGGTGGTCTCCGTCTTGTCCACCACGCCGATCAGGTTGTCGACGCCGGCACTGGCCTGGGTCAGTGTCTCCTCCGTGGTCAGCGGCTTGATGTCGCTGACCGAGCGCACCATGGTGGTCTTGCCGGTGCCGAAGCCGCCGGCGATCATCACCTTCACCGAGCGGGTGCCGCCGCCCGCACCCCGGTCGGGGTGGTCAAAGCCTTTGAAGTCCACTGAGTACCTCCTCAAGGAGCGCGAGGTCGGCCCCGCTGCCGGCGTCCGACGCCGGGATGGGATGACGGGCTTCGACGCGGCCTGCGTCCAGCAGATCGGCCAGGAGCACCGCGAGAATGTTGAAGGGCAATCCGAGGTGGGCGCCCAGTTCGGCCACCGAGAACGGATCGCGGCAGCGCCGGATGATCTCCTCGTGCTCGTGCTGCATGCCGGGTACGGCCGCTGCGCGGGAGACGATGAGGGTCGCCACGTCAAGGCCCGACGCCGAACCGCCCGGTCCGCTGCGGCCACCGGTGAGGACGTAGTAGCGCTCGA
This genomic interval from Streptomyces dengpaensis contains the following:
- a CDS encoding phytanoyl-CoA dioxygenase family protein; protein product: MTVRDISRLGEFEANGFTVVRGLFDASEIDELCAEFTALHAAGPVPGHFEPRPTETSGLDDPLHAYPRVLHPHRISALSRRCLLDPRLRDILETLLGEEVLAAQSMFYFKPPGARGQALHQDNFYLRVEPGTCVAAWIACDTIDRENGGLEVVPGTHRMDLFCPEEADAALSFAREYVPPPPGLAAVPVDMEPGDVLFFNGSLVHGSGPNRSPDRFRRSFIGHYVGRSTQRIARFYRTLTMSGAPVALPESEGGGPCGTGFAAAGPH
- a CDS encoding alpha/beta fold hydrolase, translating into MTGDRIALAVHDHGGDGPPLLLVHGAGRTLADWAAVAPLLVPRHRVLAVDLRGHGLSPSGTWDFPHVLGDIEAVLEEYGIPGALPVGHSLGGLIAVQYALEHPHITPGAVNLDGYAWGRLDQYVGLDPAYVGERLAQVRKAAETASGEPLPADGLKGRLARERAMSQQLGIPYELLEAGVLRSLRERPDGRLEPRPERQHAREMLNAVESLDPFALFRRVAVPLLLGRALRPGPPIPGMEWLGELMGAYAQGLARDLAQLAEQRADVTVAEIDGSHAMLLENPRAVADAILDFTSRTIPGSAA
- a CDS encoding endo alpha-1,4 polygalactosaminidase → MSVTRVSRVGGPGTAAVLATLLALTGCGAEKDTGAGSHGSPASAKAPATSSKPTPKTASPPTAVELPPLHADFDYQIGGAYPPPSGVRIVARDRTASPAPGLYNICYVNAFQAQPGAEESWPADLLLRDAHGKLVVDEDWDEALLDIGTAAKRQRVAARINQWIDGCADKGFDAVEPDNYDSYTRSRNLVTADDATAFISLLSAHAHARNLAIGQKNTVELAALRSRTGLDFAVAEECGAYDECGVYAKAFDDRVVVVEYTDSGLRKARSGFGDRLSIVRRDVDVSTPGSEDYVRRTR
- a CDS encoding helix-turn-helix domain-containing protein, which codes for MPVRAEELSEPADPCPPPGLVTIGRFDQRPGYRVNRPRGADSWLFTWTTGGRGRLAQGAALTVAGAGDLVVQGPGVPHHYAVEPGAGHWAFWWVHCQARASWPAWLRPYALDDGLYAVAPAWSRALVERGGAGGVRSEARVELSEAGGVRSEARGARSEAGGGVRSQARMEESQVRRERTAVRIEAAFRRMLADARWTGDGPPPSPADPSDGEVAVAHGAAARELALCSLEEIVLLATARAEARRSGVDPRIHGAASLIAADPAAPHTVRSLAEAVSLSPSRFAHLFTEQLGRSPMRALRDARLLHAARLLEATDLPVERVAAASGFPSPFHFNRVFRQRYGTPPGAYRTGTAHDAGEAAGW
- a CDS encoding ferredoxin; the encoded protein is MKISIDKDVCIGAGQCALTAPNVFTQDDDGFSELLPGREDGGGDPMVREAARACPVSAITVTET
- a CDS encoding ArnT family glycosyltransferase, with product MASRRGDRVPVSSTEPPRRCEGLGRHRRWLFVVAVVALLVEMAVAMVTTAVEQTPTIDEPVYAGTAVVYVQQHSLRYNPEHPPLGKLIIASGLVFARPHLDADFQGDQTELGRRLLYESGNDPWRVMLWARLPVIVLTLLFGLVVLAFARELTGRAGGLVALALYAFSPDVIAHGSLATLDAPASGFLLTSVWLVWRARGRPLLHLLLAGAALGAAVATKMSTLPAVPVLLLLAVASVWHGRGLGTAGKARLGAAAAAGMALAGIAVVWAAYLAVDPQLRWTAPANLPAVHGLRGLLIDWLPFPQPYRDGMRVQYGFENTLWEGFLFGRLYHGSLWYYLPAALLVKTPLGMLALWLAGAVAMVAVRRLRPAVPYVLILPAVLLGAAMQGSRDLGVRYALFVPVFLAVAAAGVVAFRWRWGPVAAAGLVLFAAVSSLRAYPYYLPYSNEVFGGPAKTHLRLHDSNVDWGQDLGRLAERLERGYPDERVWLVYKGAGVPSYYGIEAADPRVVPPGKVRGLLVVSDSAVAKAGGRLAELLATSTPVDEVGHSITIYRRS